cagaagctggaaagaaaaaatattcaaaaaatctagaaattttggggaggaacttatgaattcatcaaactggagttgaaattcagtaaattgaccaggtgtatcatcatacactagtcaaaatgaaccgcaatggagtcagattgatagttcgtgctacgttcttggacattctaggggcattctaaatattctgactgcattctgagtgcattcgaaatatttttgtcatttcttttggccgtcccgaaggttttggtcatgttcaaaacatttgaGGGGTATTCTCGAACGATGttggaagtagatttaaatgaccatttggtggtcaaacaatagtcctttcattcaggccaattctgcttgattcggaataagtgtgatgggggcttaacTGAATCTTgaattgtttgattttgaagagataaaatatataccttGTTTTATGACTTTCTAAAGCCTCTAGCTCTTGGTTGAACTTTGTTGTTGTCGTCATTTGTTGGTGGTCAGGATATAAACTGTGCATATCCTCTAATAATAACAGGGATGGGGTTGAAAGGGGATTCAGTTTTTGTGAACTTCAGATAAGAGTGCCAacctacaatttaaaaaagagaaTTCCCAACACCTTTCGATTTGCTCAACCTGCAAGTTACAATGAAAACCAGAGCTTATATGTCacattaaaaataaacacattctttttttatcaacaCTTATAGACAATTCTGATCAAATGGATTCCTTGTTAACATGTTGAATATGAgttttatgtttattatttacaGCAATTTGTAACAAGGAATAGTAATTACAACGGTGCCAGATTTCTCCACTTAATATGTTACCTGAATAATACAATACAGTATACAGTCAATTGAGAAATCACAGACTCATTCTCACTAAGTATGCATCTacgagaaaaaataaatttacttcTCTACCAGTGAACTAAAAATTTCTAAAGTAAAAACATGTAACTCTCTAGACCACGTAAAACTTTCTTCTAAAAGATCACAAGTGGTTTTACGGATCAAAAATCACATTTAGAGAAAAATGCATGATCtcatatacataaaaataaatcaaattgaggaataaaaagattttaaaatgtggtaaataaaagaaaaaaaaataaagatctaTGATCCACTATTTCAGATAAACAACAAAAGCCAAGAAGTAACAAGAAGTAAAAATACATTTGATACATGAAAACAATACAGAATGGAAATGTTTGAGATAAGAATtgagtgcatttttttttacttcaaattttgaaagatatttgtGTATATGTTGCTCTTGATGACACAATTGTgcacattttttatttacaataaattGCGCAATGGAGACATAGCAGTAAATCAGATACGGTGACTGATTAATAGATAGAGGAGATATAGTGTATCTTCTACATATAACTAATGTTAGTATTTAACCATATTCAAACTCAATGATATGGATTCATTTGTGTAACATTTTCCTcaaggatataaaataaagattCTAAGATCGTGAACATGGAGAGCGAgcttaaaatatggattttgaCCGATTTCGACCAGTGGAACCAACTTGCATCAAGTGTCCTTACTAGTCCTTTATGAAGTCAATATGAAAATGTATCTTACAAATAAACTTGTTTTCATgttacaaaatcaaatttagTACCCTGTAACATTCAGAAATGTAAATCAAACTTACATTCAAGTAATCCTATAACAGTATGAAAAGTCTTTCATGTCAAGTGCTACATCAACACATCAggtattacatgtacaagggGGAAAGGGGGTGGGTAATAAATCCACTAGAAGCAATTGAATTTCTTTTCAGAAGCATTTTATCAAATATTGTGATGTGTATGTGTTCAAGAGTTATTATTAAAATTTCTTGGAGGTGCTATAAAGGTCACTGCACACCTAACGACTGGTCTACGATCTAATTTTGGAACATACACGTATTGCATTTCATatgtgaatgaaaagaaaattgttcaGGTTCAAATAGACTGTAAgaatactaatttttttttttttttaaataattgcaagcctttattttggagtaaaggctaAACTGGTTGCAAACTGTAGCCGATCGATAGTACAATTATTCTGACGTCATTACAATTGGGTactgaatttgcttttatgATATAAAGGTGGATAGCATATAAATGAACAAGAACATTTGTACAATGATTTAAAACTTTGCACAGTAAGATGTTCCATGTCTCAATTTAGCATCCAATGTTACAATgctttattccaaaatcgggtagCAGACCAATCCCAAAGCGTGCGGTGACCTTAAGAAATCTACATGCTGAAAAGGTTGTATAAAGAGGTGGGGATGTGCATGAAGTTACGTCTTAATACTGGTGCTGTTCACAGGGGACTATGGGATGCTAGCGTTGATAGCATTCTAGGATTGACCAATCACGACCCTGGATTTCAAAGATGGTGATGGAAATCAATCGCAGATCAGTATCAAGGTCACATTATCGAttgcaaattttgaaataagtcaGAATTTGAAACTGATTTGCAAATGCTTGTCTTCTGTAGAGTTGACCCCTTTGAGACTGAATTATTTTGCTACAACACGTTTCCACAGACTCTAGCCCGTATATAAGCAGTTTTTAAAAGTCTCCAACaagttgattttttaaagtgtaattTCCTATCTATTTCAAAGCAGCTATTTGGACACCTCCCAGGTAAAAAAGGGCTTTCCCAAAAAATCATGCCCTGACGAATGTTTCATCTGAACCTGTCAATATAAGTGCACCGTCTGTCTCTACATATAACACCAGCAAACGACATTAATTACTCAAGATTGCAttataggtacatgtatatcctccCTGAACACTAAGGTGTATGTAATCCACCTCTGATATCTTCATTTTGCTACCCCTTTTATTTCCATTGTCCACTACGCAGCATAAAGTGAGCATATACAGTTATACACAGATATATCTCCCACATAAATGTTATGCCAACTTCAAAAGGTTCATACAGAGTAAATTACAAGCATATGTACAGAGACAGAATCATACAGAATAGCGAGAATGAcagggaaaagagaaaagaaaaaaaaaagacaagcatTGGATTACTTATAACATTTACAACCATATATCCATATTTTTTGCACATACACAAATATAAAGTAATGGTTTTCATATCATTTCATGCGAGATTTCAAATTTAGTACGCAAAAGCTCTTAAGCTTCCTTCCGTTCATATATGGTGGCGTTGTGGTGAACTTTCGAGGCAACGTTAGGGAAATGTGAACACACTTCACACTGCCACACATTATAAACAAGTAAACATATCGGCCAGGAGACTTCTTGCATGCATCTACTATTATTTAAAAAGTTTTCTTTCAATGTACCATACACTTAAAGGTCATAAAACTTCTTTTGGTTTCATACGAATTACTTTTGAAGTTTGTATATTTAATTGCTAGAATTTGTTTCTTCAATTCTCTTGAACGTAGGAAGAAACAAGGGTCCGTAATATGAAGGGATTTGTGAAGGAAAAGAGAAGGTCAAGTAAAGGGTAGAGTAAAATACAACAAAACTGAGTGAAACAGACTAGTCAGGAAAGAGAAAGACACAAAGAGATAAACACAGATAGAATAGCAAGACAGGccgaaagagagaggggggggggttgggagtATTATCAGCCAGGAAGATTAATTATCCCTGTAATTAACAACTAAAACATTCCACCTTACCATCAACAAAAATCTATGACAGGAAATTAAACTTACTAAATCATTTAGTCAATTCTTCATATTATGTATGATAATGTTGCATAAGCAAAGCCAACATACACacataaaatagaaaaataaaaggcttGAAAAATGTATTGATAAAATACACCCTGTTTCAATCGTGAAATATTGTCAACTTACAAGTTTTAAATTACTCACTTCATTTAAGTGTGCTTTTTATTCCCTTCATTTAAGCCTCTTGGTTCACGTTAATTCATAACTGAATGATTCATTGTATATTGCACAATCTAATTTCTTTCTGAAATTACCATAACAAAATTCTCCTTGCCGCTATTGGTCTTACgattaaatttcatcaatgttCTGACAAGGAATAAtccttttaaaagaaaatatagatttCCTCACAATCTACTACAGCATTCCATCATATcattactatttaaaaaaaaagccaataTCCTAAATCACCTAAAAATACGGtgtaatatgaaaaaataaaggacTTATGAAAAATACCTATTAAGGATTCCCCTAATGGTTattaacaaacataaaaactattttttaatattacttTTTATAACAATTATTAGGAATCAATATTATGTATAAAGTGTATATTGAAATTATGGTGAAATTAACTTATGcatgaaattaattcaatatCATTGCTATCTTatgaatcaatttcaaatttctttcccaaaaattgaatttgtgtttattttccttttcacttGAAGAACTTTGTTTGGACAATGCTTCAATATTTTGCACCAAGAATTTGCTAatttataatttgaaaaaataaaacctagAGAAATTGACATTTCAACACTGCTTTTTGAACTTGTAATCATGTATGGTGGTCCCATGGGGGTGACACAGTCTATTGGGTATGACTCAATCAGAGGGAGCGGAGTTTGAATCCCAGTCATGGTGTGttctccttcagcaagaaatttgccCACATTTTgccgcactcaacccaggtgaggttaatGGATACCAGACATGAttcattccttgaatgcaccgaGCACTCCAtagcagctcgagctaaagcaaGGGTGATAAGCAATTCTGAATAGATTATTTTTAGATAGATGGCCCTATATTAATCTATAAAGATGATTAGATTATAAGTACTACATGGCCGATTAATAAGAATGGTGAAATTCCAATCTAAGAACTAATAGAATGGATATTCATGATACTGGCATTTATCTGGAAACAGTTCCCATTATTGATTTCAAAATCTGTGTTGATGTTGGATGCATAATTAAGATTGCTTTCCCTAGCTTGAACACCTAATGTGAGTTTTAAAAAGTGATCCAAAGCACACTACTGATAGCTTAACACCTAGTGAGATTTGTCAGCTTCATTAAAAAGTTTGGTGCTGTAATGATGTAAATATCAGCgaaacaccaacaccaagagGTCAACATCAAACTTGCAATCAACCAATGGCTTATTTAAAGGATGGTGTCGATTGCTGGAGTCAGTGTGTGGCAAAACAAACACCAGACACAACACCAaacttaaaatacatgtatggtgcTAAGATTGACATCACTAGGTGTTGCGCCATCAATAATGGCAATAGTATCATTTTCTAAGCATAAAGTCTGTTCTGAGTAAAGTTCAGCATTGTGAGTCAGactctaacccccccccccccccccgaataccAATATCAAACACTGTACTTAATATTTGCTAGTGGTAAAGAGAGGGGGAGTGTGGCAAACTAAATCTGTACGTGCCATCAACCAGTATGTAAATAATCAAACAGCGCCCACTACTGATGCAGAATATTACAGTTTCTGAGAACAGGGAATAagatgaagaaagagagagatagagagacagaaaaGGAGTAGGAGAAAGAGAGCCACATGCATCTCTCTGATCAAGACACATTCTTGTTAAGGTCATTCTCAAAATGGATGAGGTTTGTAGCCTGTTTTATCAGACTGCTAAAATTACTGGGGAAAAGGTTATCCGGGAGCCTGGGACAATGCTCTAAAGAGTCCcagaaaactatttttttaagccCCAGAAAACCCACACTTACTGTAATATTAAAGCTTATCAAATGTAGCAGATGTAGGCAGCAAGTTCTGACAAGTAGCCCCCACTATCAACCAATGAGAATTGTTTGAAATTTGTGATCTATTAGACTATTTGTATAAGATGTCCCAGGCAACACGCCAGAATATGGTGGCAGAATAAATTAAGCGGCTACCAAGGATGGAAAAAATACCTGTTAAAAAGTAGTTTTATCAACGAAATGTTCAAATTAGAAATTGGTCTTTAAAAGTCCCAACATTGATTTAGAGAATAAGATAGCACTTTAATTCCGATGTGGGCCAATCCATTTTCTACTACTTCATTTAGGTAGACCTTGGTAAATATTGCCAGGAAAAAGAGGATCTAATAGTTCACAGCTAATATTAGAATCTATTCCTATCTTATATGATAGAGGCAAAGTTATCATACTCGCAGAAAAGGATggaaaatcaatcacaaaatagATTTCCAGTTTTCTGCTCTCCCAACCAAAATGATATTCAGGTTTTTAAGTTCACACATAAGATTATTTCATCAGAAACACCATTACAACACCACATGTCATTATCATGGCGATGCAATGAAGCTACAGTTTGAATCGATGAATGCATCCCAAGAAGAGCTTCCACATGGTGATTGCCTGTACAAAGTTCACAGACACTGTAGCAAAGACCTCAAATCGTTAGTCTCTGCTGACGTGGTCTTAACACAGTTCACTTCAGTATGAGGTCCAGTCGAGAATGGCAGATGTTTTTAATACATTAGGGACTGTGATGCAACCTTACTCGAGGACAAGACGGGACGAACTCGGCACGGAAACATCCACAAGGATGTGCGAGTCTGAAGTGGATAAAAACCATCACAATAAAGAATCCCTTGAAGAGAGTTTTCAAAGAGTTCATGATCTCCTAGATCTGGGTTGTCCTTAAGACAACACCTTCAGTCAATCCCTCAACTGTTATTGGGCGCTTCCAGCATCTCCATGAGGAACGTGTCGATGGGCGTGTCTCCAATGAGCTTGAAGAAGAAGAGGTGCTCCAGGCATTTCAGGCCGATGGAGCGCAGGGCAGGCAGTCTAAGGAGCAGCTTAGCAAAGCGGCCGGGTTCGTCCGTGTACTGGTTACGGCAGTATTCCTCAAGAGAAGCGTAGACCTTCTCCCTTAGCTCCTCCACCTTCTGTACCGAGGTCAGGTTCTTTGCATCTGTGATCACAAGGACAAGGTAAAACAAAGCTgactttctattttttctgtatGGGCAAGGGGTCCAAAAGCTACACATTCCTTTTAActattattagcattatcaaTATGATGAAATGGGAAATGATTGTCCTATACCTCAAGAGAATAGCTCCACAGACAAACCAAGATCTATCTTATTCATGAAGTAAATGCATCCTTACGTGGGGAGAGGGAAATCTTCAGCTTGAACATAACCTGGGTTGAAAAGAGCAATTTCTCTGTGACGACCAAGCTCTTATCCATCAACTAAATGCATTTCAAAACCAAAATGTTATTTCTTGTATTTCTTTTAAAGTGGTTATGACACTCATCATTTCATCAGAGGTCATGGGTTCTAATCCTAGCCAGTGTGCTTTCCTTCCGGTACCCAACTCAAGACGGGGGGTGCCTCGGGGAAGATTGTAGAAAAATGCTGATGCGTAATCTAATGAATCCACCTGTGCACAACATGTATGACTGCGAGTATGTTCATTTGTAAACTGCATGCAAGCCAGACTTAGCCTCGTAGGGGGCTGACTTAGAGTTAAGCAAAGTGCTTATCCAAAAAGGGCAATTGAATAGCCATGAAGCTGGTTTGAAGTAAGCAGAATCCTGGCTTTAAGTATCAAATTGAGTAATGACCCTGGGGCTTAAACATTACCTGGGTTGAAAAGAACGATAGCTCTGAGGCAACCTAGTTCTGTCTTGTCCATCTTCATCTCTCTCATCTTGGCGACGAGCTCGGTGAGCACCCTGTCAAAGATGGTGCCCACCCCTGCACTGTGGGCGCTGTTACGATGGACATGGAGCCCTGTGGCAAGGAGGATGCCATCCTTTACTTGGATGGAACGATGTGAGAAGGCTGCTATCAACAGCTCATTCCAACCTACATTGATAAAAGAGAGAGTGAGTTAGGGGGAATGAGAAAGTAAGAAAGTGAGAgtaagaaagaggaagagaacgAGTTAGACAGAAGAGAAATAATGAGGGTAAGTAATAGAGACGGAGGAAGTaaaacagagaaagagagagggggtttAGATTGTGAGGGATACACTGAGGGACAGAGAGACACACTGGAATAAACTCCCTGAAGATACAGTACATTCATCATCCCTGGATTCTTTCAAACATAAATCTTGAATTGATTGAATGTAAATTTATTAACAACAAAATCATAATACAAATTTACACAAATATCAATTAATACATTGAGCTACTCCACACGTAGTCGTGATGTGCGAAACCTGGTACTTTGCTGACTCAACGATACAGATACAGAGTGGAAAGAGATAAAGTGAATCACATACAGCTTGGTGGTATCTCTTACTTCATTTTTCGATATTAAAACATACTTCTTGTCAATTGACTTTCATTTCAGAAATATGAGCTTCGATTTacaaatgtagaaaaaaaacactGTGAGACAGCCAATTTAAAGGATGATCACATATACAAAGGTTTCAGGTATTTCTCTATCATGAACTGgggaccatttcatgaaaaaacaaATACTCAGTGATTCTCACTTCCTTTTGGttaaaagctactaaaatccttgcatctgattggctcagatcAAATTCAC
Above is a window of Lytechinus pictus isolate F3 Inbred chromosome 15, Lp3.0, whole genome shotgun sequence DNA encoding:
- the LOC129278171 gene encoding retinoic acid receptor RXR-like isoform X2 translates to MVDKRQRNRCQYCRYQKCLGMGMRREAVQEERQRKDKPTGDSQVESTSGASNDMPVEKILDAELAVEPNNGPYVDTPRDPVTNICQAADKQLFTLVEWAKRIPHFTELPLDDQVTLLRAGWNELLIAAFSHRSIQVKDGILLATGLHVHRNSAHSAGVGTIFDRVLTELVAKMREMKMDKTELGCLRAIVLFNPDAKNLTSVQKVEELREKVYASLEEYCRNQYTDEPGRFAKLLLRLPALRSIGLKCLEHLFFFKLIGDTPIDTFLMEMLEAPNNS
- the LOC129278171 gene encoding retinoic acid receptor RXR-like isoform X1; its protein translation is MVDKRQRNRCQYCRYQKCLGMGMRREGVTLLTAVQEERQRKDKPTGDSQVESTSGASNDMPVEKILDAELAVEPNNGPYVDTPRDPVTNICQAADKQLFTLVEWAKRIPHFTELPLDDQVTLLRAGWNELLIAAFSHRSIQVKDGILLATGLHVHRNSAHSAGVGTIFDRVLTELVAKMREMKMDKTELGCLRAIVLFNPDAKNLTSVQKVEELREKVYASLEEYCRNQYTDEPGRFAKLLLRLPALRSIGLKCLEHLFFFKLIGDTPIDTFLMEMLEAPNNS